The nucleotide window AGACTCCTTCAATCATCTCATTTGAAGCTGATGAATTTATATGAGTTCTCTTTGGTTAGGATTTCGCCTTCAccattatatataaacatcatGCAAATTTGGAGCAGGCAAcctgtgtttttttccttctttccctCATTTTTATggtagtttttatttgttttgcatttaCCATATCATTACCTAGCATGGCTTTTATGAACTTTCTATGTTCCTCTGATGTCAGATTCTGAAACGGATAGGAGTTCAAATTTTAGGGAGCACAGACGAGCACATTATGATGAGTTCCGGAAAGTGAAGGAACTAAGGCGGAAGGGTTCTTTCTTGgaggatgaagaagaaaatggtgATGGTGTGAGGGATATAGAAATTGAAGGTGCTGCAACTTCGCATCAAAATTCTTCACCTCCAGCCAATGGGGTTTAGAGGCTCTTAAACCAAACCGACGCTTGAGAAACTGACTGTTTTGGTGCTTTTATGGTATTTTGTTCTAAAACAAGATGTATCGCACCTGATTTGTGTGTTTTCATGCAATGCCGTTCAAATCACGAGTTGACTTGCGAGTCAATTTATGTTTATAGTGTcggtataaaaatcaaaaaccagCAAAATCAGGTTAAGAGACAGGGAGCTGAGGCCAAGGTTAACATGGAAGCTGGATCAGGTTAACATGTTTATAGTGtcggtataaaaataaaaaaccagcaAAATCAGgtataaaaatctttttgttaaatCGAGAGGTAATCTGCGATAATGACTGTCAAACTTCAATGATACTGTCAATCATTCTCATCTTGATACATGAAAACCAAAGACTATGAATTGAATTATTCTAGACCTTCCAAACATAGTTGATACACGAGAACCACAGAAGTACCAACAACACAACAAGAAACCCATTTTTTCTGCATAAACCAAATGACCCTATTAACACAAAACTTCTACCCCTCACCAACCTATTCATCTTGTAGGAGCTATAACTTGCCGCCATGCATTtagtgaaagaaaaacaaaagaatggcATCAACCACAACTTTTTATTGAAAGCATAGGAAACTAAAAGAGAAGTTGGTGTCCTTCTTGAccaatattaattcaaatcTGCAGGGAAAATGGTGGCTTATACAAGGTTAGAGAAGATGAtgcagtaaaaaaattgaagagatgGGTGGTGGTGTTTCAATGTGCTTTGATGAGGAGACCAGTTTTGTCCAAAAATTTCAACAGCATCcacaattatattatttgatttatacCATGACCATCTTTTTCACATGATGAAAAGCATCTTTGACATACTTCTCACTAATTGAGGTCAGACCTTAATTTTTTACTTCTCATTGATAAAAGGGAGTTTGGAAGAAACCACATAATTAACCCACCGCCCAACTGCTGCTGcgataatgaaaacaaaataagtacTGCAGAAAGAAAAAACCCTGCAAGTTGCTTGAAATACTGAACTGCTATGATAATGAAAACACAATAACGAGGGTCATTCTGCCTGGATTGTATCTTTGTGGAGGTGTGTTTGAGATTTCCTTTTAAGATAAAAAGGACAACACTCTACTAAccatttttgttggtttttttgtatttttaagttatttaaattatatataatttttttatttaaatcatgtgtCATGTGTTTTAAAGTGATTGAACTTCTTTGCGATTTTTGACAATGTTGTATGATTTTGCTTGGAACATGTAAATAGATCTTGTGCCTCCAAAGGAGATAAAGATGTCATATTTTATGAGTAAATGAATCTCTCTTACTGCTGCTGGTGATGATTTTACTTGAGTAGGGAGGGACTAGTGCTCAAGGCTCTATGCATGCGGCTGGCTCACACCTTGGCCTCTCTACCCCACCAATCACTTCAAATGACCTTGTCGTAGCCACTGCTGGACCTGAAGGGCTCTCCACTGTTAATGCTTTATGTTCACTCGCAAGACCTAATGGTGCTACAGTGTAGCTGTTGACTGCTCAGCCTGAGACAGGATCCTGTTTGAAGCATGCTAGCGTGGTTTGTTATGTGCCAGCACAAACCATGGCTGATGATAAGGGAGAGGGTGGTGATGGTGGAGAGGTGAAATTAAGGCATTTAATGCCCATGGAAAGTGTTTACCAGGGGACCTTGTTTATGTTGGCAAGTTAGGAGAGGCTTTAATTAGGACAGAGCCCTGAGGCCATTCGATCTCGCCATACCAATCTTGAATGAAAAAGAATTAATCGACTTCTTTTTTCTGGATGGGAAATTACAGCACAATGAATGTTATAGGAGAAAAGAAGTGGATGTTTGCTTTccttatttctttgttttctgaCTGCTAGTTCGTTGATGGAACACAAGCAAAAGAGCTTaaaacccttttattttattttatgctgtAAAACATTACAACCATGCTAGTAAAGGGGGATCTTATCAGCTTGGATTGCCCTTGCAGCGGAAGGAAGGCAATAAGCCAGTCAAGATCTTGGCTTACTTTGTGACGGCAAGAGGGACACTGTGCAACACAAGTGTCTCCATGGTTAGACCAGGTCCCAACCCGATCAGGACTCCCCACTCCAATCCTTCTCCTGTAGTGGCCTTGCCTTCCTTGACAGATCTCTCCCTCATCTCGTCAAGTACAAATAATACACATGCACTCGCTACATTACCATACTCCCTTAGGATGTGCCTGGGAACACCAAGTTTCTCTTTTTTCAACTTAAGTTTTGCTTCTACTCCGTCAAGGATTGCCCGCCCACCCGCATGCACAGCCCAAAATAATGAGTTCCAATCACTTAAAACACCACCAATTGGGGTAACAACTTCACGTAGAGCCGCTTCAACGTTGTCGGATATCAGTTTAGGCACATCCTCTGATAAATGGACCAGTAGCCCCATTTCGCGTACATGCCCTTCGATTGCATGTTCCGAGTCAGGAATCATAATCTGTGCTGCCGAAACAAGTTGAAATATCGGCTTTTCAACCAGCGTGTCAGTATCTGAGCCGATGATTGCTGCTCCTGCTCCATCACCGAAGAGAGCTTGCCCAACGAGGCAACCTAACTGAGCTTCATTTGGAGCGTGAAAAGTAATTGCTGTAATTTCAGAGCACACGACAAGAACTCGAGCACCGGCATTGTTTTCGGCAAGATCCTTAGCAACTCGGAGGGCAGTCCCACCCCCATAGCAGCCTTGTTGATACAGCATCAGCCTTTTGACCGATGATGAGAGACCGAGCAGGTTGGCTAGTTGATAGTCTGCACCAGGCATGTGTACACCTGAAGTTGTGCAGAATACCAGGTGTGTGATCTTTGACATGGGGTGCCCCCATTCTTGGATAGCTTTCAGAGCGGCTTCCTTTCCAAGCTTGGGCACCTCTGCAAGTACTATATCCTGACGTACATTGAGAGAAGGAGTCATAAAGTTACCAATTTCAGGGTTTTCTTTGATCATTTCTTCTGTGAGGTGCATGTAACGTTTATTGATCATTGATTTTTGACCTGTTAGgaaaattacacaaaaacaaaacacaacacAGATGATCTTGATTAATGTCAAATGCAAAAAAATGCtcgcaaatatatatatgtataagtGCAGAgccaggaatttttttttatcttgggcTATAAACTGTTACTGATCCTTGTTGTAGAGCTAAGTTAGAATTTGAAAATTCTTATTTGATCGTGATGGTTTTGCACTCTGTTTAAATTCGTCTTCAAAACCAAGTTAAAATCCGATGTTGttgagaagaagagaattaaAATTCTTGTTGTCGAGTATTGATAAAGGAAAAAAGTGGATTTTAATAAATGATAGAAGACAAAATCTTTGTAAGGagtgggttttttaaaaaaaaaacaaaagggaaagtctttattttttactttaacagATGCATTTGCAGGAGACAGCGTGCTccctatttaaattttttttttcttgtataaaatCCATAAAGTTGATTACTGCATGTAAAGctacaaataaaatttagtcaaaataacaaaaatacaacTAAAATTAACCCTACAAATACATATAGGACTTAACGATAGTATGATTCCCAAAGAAAAGGAACAGACAAATTAAAGCTCTTAGCATTAGCTGCATTTGCAATCCTAGGCCAAAGATCAGCACCCTCCTTTCCAATTGAACCGGTAATTGCTGAGCCTTTTATTTCTCCTTTGGGGTTCACAACGACACCAGCATTATcttcaaaatacatgaaaacacCATCCTTTCGGCGCCAAGGCTTACGCTGCCTAACAATGACAGCAGGCATAACCTTCTTCCTGAGATCAGGCTTCCCCTTCTTGACAGTGGCCATTATCATATCACCAACAAAGGCAGAATTGCAAGCGGTTCAAGCGACCCTTAATTCCCTTCACAGATATGATGTAAAGGTTATGCAGGGAGagtattgagttttttaataatttttttttaacctggaTTACAGCCCACCTTAGCCTCCTATACTCCTCCGCCTTGATATATATGTCCGCGCGCGCATACATACATATACGCTTGAAATACGCTTGAACTTGGCTTTTAGCTCAGTTAAGTTCTCAGTTTTGGTGACTCGAGAGAAGTAATCAGGATAGTCAGCCTGGTAGAAACAATTTACAGGCACTGCAGTGCCAATTGCTAGGACCATTGCTGGACCTCGAGCGCGCTGCGCTTTCCGAATCTCGTCCACCAATGCCATTGCCTGGATCTCGACGTCTCTGAGCAAATATTTAGTTGAACTCAAGATTCTAAATTTTTGCCATCCTTGGACGTAGAGAAGTCTGTTTTATAAGTGCTTTCCGGTAAATCCAAATTTAATGGAcgtaaaaaaatctaaaaaaataaatctaaaaatctcTATCAAGTAAAATAGGCACAGGCTATTACCTGAATTGATTGGATTCACAGGACTGActcaattaattttgtttgggGTTAACGACACTCTAAAATACCTTAACCCAAGGTTAAAAGCCCATGAGAATATATTTTCCTTTAGAATTTGGAaggcactaaaaaaaaaaaaattgagtcaccaactttttttttaattaatataaatatttgaatcaACTTATATTAATCTTAActaatttcacaagttttaaaattaataactatataaatttttattaatttcaatatttgtgaaactcaaattaataatttttaaaaaacaagtaaaaacttGACCAGTTAATCACCAACTTCTTTACTTTACTTGTTGTTGAAAGTCTCTGTCTCTTTGCATTGTTCCACATGATATAGATGTTAATTTCTCCAAATCCCTATTAAATTAagatcaactttttttaattttctttatttgttttttatcgtGTCAAAGGCTAAAACTAAATAACATTTGTGAACATGGGAAGATGAAGAAGGTCACAGGTGTAAATtacataaaacacaaacaaaaaatatcaaaccctCGACAGTCGACAGGATAAAAGTCGGAATCTCATAATAAAACTCCCatcagatttattttgtt belongs to Populus nigra chromosome 18, ddPopNigr1.1, whole genome shotgun sequence and includes:
- the LOC133678369 gene encoding chalcone synthase-like, yielding MINKRYMHLTEEMIKENPEIGNFMTPSLNVRQDIVLAEVPKLGKEAALKAIQEWGHPMSKITHLVFCTTSGVHMPGADYQLANLLGLSSSVKRLMLYQQGCYGGGTALRVAKDLAENNAGARVLVVCSEITAITFHAPNEAQLGCLVGQALFGDGAGAAIIGSDTDTLVEKPIFQLVSAAQIMIPDSEHAIEGHVREMGLLVHLSEDVPKLISDNVEAALREVVTPIGGVLSDWNSLFWAVHAGGRAILDGVEAKLKLKKEKLGVPRHILREYGNVASACVLFVLDEMRERSVKEGKATTGEGLEWGVLIGLGPGLTMETLVLHSVPLAVTK